The following proteins are encoded in a genomic region of Amycolatopsis sulphurea:
- a CDS encoding PhoX family protein: MSLEPGRLLPLISAHPGGRSPITCEYRCGNACAHEAPNPSGNEYFGDIAKGVSRRGAFKAGAVMAAAAGGFAALSGTAAAAVAEIPPGHGAKPVPGTDFDPVPPNRLDKVSIPEGYDQQVVIRWGDAVVPGAPKFDFRRQTAAAQAKQFGYNNDFVGLIPQDPLGVRNLLVVNHEYTTEVHLFPADQYDPANPTEEQVRIAWAAHGLSVLQTFRDPIGGALRTVPSPLNRRITLDTEFEVRGPAAGSKYLRTSADPTGKRVRGTQNNCSGGVTPWGTVLSGEENFHQYFANADKVTDPEQAARLKRYLVGTGESTRKWERFDRRWDVAQEPNEPNRFGWVVEIDPHDPHSTPVKHTALGRFKHEAATVKITADGRVAVYSGDDERFEYIYKFVSKGKYKKGTSAHARRHNSALLDEGTLYVAKFTGDSPGEIDGSGKLPADGEFDGTGEWIPLAAGDKSFVGGFTAEEVYVFTRQAADKAGATKMDRPEDIEPNPVNGRIYAALTNNTDRGAAGKAGVDEVNPRNRNKNGHVLEWEEDRGDAAATRLRWRLLLVCGDPAAADTYFGGFPKDRVSPISCPDNVAFDAHGNLWISTDGNTLGANDGLFSVPVSGPERGHVKQFLSVPVGAETCGPVVTDQLVLVAVQHPGEDAKNSAEPTSHWPDGGSSQPRPAIVSVWRKGRFGLVGRIGQR; encoded by the coding sequence GTGTCCCTGGAGCCCGGGCGACTGCTGCCCCTGATCTCCGCCCATCCCGGCGGCCGTTCCCCGATCACCTGTGAATACCGGTGCGGTAACGCGTGTGCTCACGAGGCGCCGAACCCGTCGGGCAACGAGTACTTCGGCGACATCGCCAAGGGAGTCTCGCGCCGCGGGGCGTTCAAGGCGGGCGCCGTGATGGCCGCCGCGGCCGGTGGGTTCGCCGCGTTGTCCGGTACCGCCGCGGCCGCCGTGGCCGAGATCCCGCCGGGCCACGGCGCGAAGCCGGTACCCGGCACCGACTTCGACCCCGTGCCGCCGAACCGCCTGGACAAGGTGAGCATCCCCGAGGGTTACGACCAGCAGGTGGTGATCCGCTGGGGCGACGCGGTGGTGCCCGGCGCGCCGAAGTTCGACTTCCGGCGGCAGACCGCGGCGGCGCAGGCGAAGCAGTTCGGCTACAACAACGACTTCGTCGGCCTGATCCCGCAGGACCCGCTCGGCGTGCGGAACCTGCTGGTGGTCAACCACGAGTACACCACCGAGGTACACCTGTTCCCGGCCGATCAGTACGACCCGGCGAACCCGACCGAGGAACAGGTCCGGATCGCCTGGGCCGCGCACGGGCTGTCGGTGCTGCAGACCTTCCGCGATCCGATCGGCGGTGCCCTGCGCACCGTGCCCAGCCCGCTGAACCGGCGGATCACCCTGGACACCGAGTTCGAGGTGCGGGGCCCGGCGGCGGGCTCGAAGTACCTGCGCACCTCGGCCGACCCGACCGGCAAGCGGGTGCGGGGCACGCAGAACAACTGCTCCGGTGGGGTCACGCCGTGGGGCACCGTGCTCTCCGGCGAGGAGAATTTCCACCAGTACTTCGCCAACGCGGACAAGGTCACCGATCCGGAGCAGGCCGCGCGGCTCAAGCGCTACCTGGTCGGCACCGGGGAGAGCACCCGCAAGTGGGAGCGTTTCGACCGGCGCTGGGACGTCGCGCAGGAGCCCAACGAGCCCAACCGGTTCGGCTGGGTGGTGGAGATCGACCCGCACGACCCGCACTCCACGCCGGTCAAGCACACCGCGCTCGGCCGATTCAAGCACGAGGCGGCGACGGTGAAGATCACCGCGGACGGTCGGGTCGCGGTCTACTCCGGGGACGACGAGCGGTTCGAGTACATCTACAAGTTCGTCTCGAAGGGCAAGTACAAGAAGGGCACCTCCGCGCACGCCCGGCGGCACAACTCCGCGCTGCTGGACGAGGGCACGCTCTACGTCGCGAAGTTCACCGGCGACAGCCCGGGCGAGATCGACGGTTCCGGCAAGCTGCCCGCGGACGGCGAGTTCGACGGCACCGGCGAGTGGATTCCGCTCGCCGCCGGTGACAAGTCCTTTGTGGGCGGTTTCACCGCGGAGGAGGTGTACGTGTTCACCCGCCAGGCCGCGGACAAGGCCGGGGCGACCAAAATGGACCGTCCGGAGGACATCGAGCCGAACCCGGTCAACGGCCGGATCTACGCGGCGCTGACCAACAACACCGACCGCGGCGCGGCGGGCAAGGCGGGCGTGGACGAGGTGAATCCCCGCAACCGCAACAAGAACGGGCACGTGCTGGAGTGGGAGGAGGACCGCGGCGACGCCGCGGCCACCCGGCTGCGCTGGCGGCTGCTGCTGGTCTGTGGCGATCCGGCCGCCGCGGACACCTACTTCGGCGGGTTCCCGAAGGACCGGGTCAGCCCGATCTCCTGCCCGGACAACGTCGCCTTCGACGCGCACGGCAACCTGTGGATCTCCACCGACGGCAACACCCTCGGCGCCAACGACGGGTTGTTCTCGGTCCCGGTCAGTGGTCCCGAGCGTGGGCACGTCAAGCAGTTCCTCTCCGTGCCGGTGGGGGCCGAGACCTGCGGTCCGGTGGTCACCGACCAGCTGGTGCTGGTCGCCGTGCAGCATCCGGGCGAGGACGCGAAGAACTCGGCGGAGCCGACTTCGCACTGGCCCGACGGGGGCAGCTCGCAGCCGCGCCCGGCCATCGTGTCGGTGTGGCGGAAGGGCCGCTTCGGGCTGGTCGGCCGGATCGGGCAGCGGTAA
- a CDS encoding SdrD B-like domain-containing protein: MKRVAIGRSTGVLAGTVVLASALVVVLPGSAPAAGGPACGGIAANAGVEDTASGGMPSGYVFTPAAPVPRSTPPDRMPKLVTSTAYPVEGKVNAQIQTPDGRVSWASQELRAVPGGRYALSVWTGTNASNLGSRAVTKVGLRFADTAGRTLLDHAVDVGHDVATDGKLAKQDLPAVAAPDRTSAALFYATTNHNWVRWDCVHADLAAYTVKQEVRNPANGEWSASAAIPAGETAHYRITVANTGSEPLTGLLVKDPWCTGLPGAFDLAPGANRALTCDHPNLTEDDDGHVSTATVSGANSPAGPLADQKATATIAVTPQPAVGKIGDRVWKDLNRNGLQDDGEPGYPELPVTLKDGAGGTVASTRTAADGSYLFDKRPDGTYQVCFDVHALPGGLAVTRRGAGDPARDSDADPDSGCTAPFTLGGKARERTDLDLGLAPQLPPTPAPPTSSAGPPPPPVTRPSGAPAVS; this comes from the coding sequence GTGAAGAGGGTCGCGATCGGACGGTCGACGGGCGTGCTGGCCGGCACAGTGGTGCTGGCCAGCGCGCTCGTCGTCGTTCTTCCGGGTTCGGCACCCGCGGCAGGCGGTCCGGCCTGCGGCGGGATCGCTGCGAACGCCGGCGTGGAGGACACCGCGTCCGGCGGAATGCCGAGCGGTTACGTGTTCACCCCGGCCGCGCCGGTGCCGCGCAGCACCCCGCCGGACCGGATGCCCAAGCTCGTCACCAGCACCGCGTACCCGGTCGAGGGCAAGGTGAACGCGCAGATCCAGACGCCGGACGGCCGGGTCAGCTGGGCGAGCCAGGAGCTGCGTGCGGTGCCCGGCGGCCGCTACGCACTGTCGGTCTGGACCGGTACGAACGCGTCGAACCTGGGTTCCCGGGCGGTCACCAAGGTGGGCTTGCGCTTCGCCGACACCGCGGGCCGGACGCTGCTGGACCACGCCGTCGACGTGGGGCACGACGTTGCCACGGACGGCAAGCTCGCGAAGCAGGACCTGCCCGCGGTGGCCGCGCCGGACCGGACCTCGGCGGCCCTGTTCTACGCCACCACCAACCACAACTGGGTCAGGTGGGACTGCGTGCACGCGGATCTGGCGGCCTACACGGTCAAGCAGGAAGTGCGGAACCCGGCGAACGGCGAATGGTCCGCGTCTGCCGCGATCCCGGCCGGTGAGACCGCGCACTACCGGATCACCGTGGCCAACACCGGGTCCGAACCGCTCACCGGCCTGCTGGTGAAGGACCCGTGGTGCACCGGGCTGCCTGGCGCGTTCGACCTCGCCCCGGGCGCGAACCGGGCGCTGACCTGCGATCATCCGAACCTGACCGAGGACGACGACGGGCACGTCAGCACCGCGACCGTCAGCGGCGCGAACTCACCCGCCGGACCTCTCGCGGACCAGAAGGCGACCGCGACGATCGCCGTCACTCCGCAGCCGGCGGTCGGCAAGATCGGCGACCGGGTGTGGAAGGACCTGAATCGCAACGGCCTGCAGGACGACGGTGAGCCCGGGTACCCCGAGCTGCCCGTGACGTTGAAGGACGGCGCCGGTGGCACCGTCGCGTCCACGCGTACCGCGGCGGATGGCAGCTACCTGTTCGACAAGCGGCCGGACGGTACGTATCAGGTCTGCTTCGACGTGCACGCGCTGCCGGGCGGCCTCGCGGTGACCCGCCGCGGCGCCGGGGACCCGGCCCGCGATTCCGACGCCGACCCGGACAGCGGCTGTACCGCGCCGTTCACCCTCGGGGGGAAGGCCCGCGAACGGACCGATCTGGACCTCGGTCTCGCCCCGCAGCTGCCGCCCACTCCGGCGCCGCCGACCTCGTCCGCGGGACCACCACCCCCACCGGTCACTCGCCCGAGCGGCGCACCAGCAGTTTCCTGA
- a CDS encoding SDR family oxidoreductase, which produces MTDLPLALVTGASRGIGAAIAHQLAPTHRLLLGGRDADALAKVAAELPGAQPWPVDLTDPAAVEAAASGIGRLEVLVHSAGIGRIGAIAEAPASAWRANFEINVLAVAELTRHLLPALRAARGHVVVLNSGAGQTARPGWAPYAASKFAARAFADALRAEEPELRVTSVYPGRTDTDLQRNVIAQEGGTYDATKYLRPDSVATAVLTAVTATPDAHLTEITVRPR; this is translated from the coding sequence ATGACCGATCTTCCGCTCGCCCTGGTCACCGGCGCCTCCCGCGGCATCGGCGCGGCCATCGCCCACCAGCTCGCCCCGACCCACCGGCTGCTGCTGGGCGGCCGCGACGCGGACGCGCTCGCGAAGGTCGCTGCGGAGCTGCCGGGCGCGCAGCCGTGGCCGGTGGATCTCACCGATCCCGCCGCGGTCGAAGCCGCCGCGAGTGGGATCGGGCGGCTCGAAGTCCTCGTGCACTCCGCCGGGATCGGGCGGATCGGCGCGATCGCCGAGGCCCCGGCGTCGGCCTGGCGGGCCAACTTCGAGATCAACGTGCTCGCGGTGGCCGAGCTGACCCGGCATCTCCTGCCCGCGCTGCGGGCCGCCCGCGGTCACGTGGTGGTGCTCAACTCCGGAGCCGGACAGACCGCCCGGCCCGGCTGGGCTCCTTACGCAGCAAGCAAATTCGCCGCCCGCGCGTTCGCCGACGCACTCCGCGCCGAGGAGCCGGAGCTACGCGTGACCTCGGTCTACCCCGGCCGCACCGACACCGACTTGCAGCGCAACGTGATCGCCCAGGAAGGCGGCACCTACGACGCGACGAAGTACCTTCGTCCGGACTCCGTGGCCACCGCAGTGCTCACCGCCGTCACCGCGACTCCGGACGCGCACCTCACCGAGATCACCGTCCGCCCCCGCTGA
- a CDS encoding amidohydrolase family protein: MSRRFHAPVVLPADPACSVLRSAVVDVTDDGRIGFAGPEADAPEFAGEVTRLGGILLPGLVNTHAHSPMTLLRGMGGDLPLLRWLHEIIWPAEAKLKPADVRTGMLLGSVEMLRHGVTTSAEMYFEGEQLVDAVLTTGGRTLVAPPVMELPGMNWRTSLEAIERWIDADGLRFGPAERIELGYGPHSAYMLNPDGLRAVAESAAARGALVQIHVAEAANEDLVQREQHGSVPKLLDEVGILAGRTLAAHAIHLSDEDIALFAARGVGMAHCPGSNAKLASGIARVKELRAAGVAVGLGTDGPASNDDLDLWEEVQLSAMLARLATNDSTALTAADAFLLATRGGAEALGRPDLGALEPGRWADLVHVDLDDPAFAAGLDVPDEQLLSNLVWAAGSRRVRDVWVGGEPVIAAGESTRVDRAEVQASVTDTAARLRA, from the coding sequence ATGTCTCGTCGCTTCCACGCCCCCGTCGTCCTGCCCGCCGATCCCGCCTGTTCCGTGCTGCGCTCCGCGGTGGTGGACGTGACCGACGACGGGCGGATCGGTTTCGCCGGGCCGGAAGCGGACGCCCCGGAGTTCGCCGGCGAGGTGACCCGGCTCGGCGGGATCCTGTTGCCAGGGCTGGTCAACACGCACGCGCACAGCCCGATGACGTTGCTGCGCGGGATGGGCGGCGACCTGCCGCTGCTGCGCTGGCTGCACGAGATCATCTGGCCGGCCGAGGCCAAGCTCAAGCCCGCGGACGTGCGCACCGGCATGCTGCTGGGTTCGGTCGAGATGCTCCGGCACGGCGTGACCACCAGCGCGGAGATGTACTTCGAGGGCGAGCAGCTGGTGGACGCGGTGCTGACCACCGGTGGCCGCACGCTGGTGGCTCCGCCGGTGATGGAGCTGCCGGGGATGAACTGGCGCACCTCGCTGGAGGCCATCGAGCGCTGGATCGACGCCGACGGCCTGCGTTTCGGCCCGGCGGAACGGATCGAGCTGGGCTACGGCCCGCACTCGGCGTACATGCTGAACCCGGACGGTCTGCGTGCCGTCGCGGAATCCGCTGCCGCGCGTGGTGCGCTCGTACAGATCCACGTCGCCGAGGCCGCGAACGAGGATCTGGTGCAGCGGGAGCAGCACGGTTCGGTGCCGAAGCTGCTCGACGAGGTGGGCATTCTCGCCGGGCGTACCCTCGCCGCGCACGCCATTCACCTGTCGGACGAGGACATCGCGCTGTTCGCCGCGCGGGGTGTCGGCATGGCGCACTGCCCCGGCTCGAACGCGAAGCTCGCCTCCGGGATCGCGCGGGTCAAGGAACTGCGGGCGGCCGGCGTCGCGGTCGGCCTCGGCACCGACGGCCCGGCCTCCAACGACGACCTCGACCTGTGGGAAGAGGTGCAGCTCAGCGCGATGCTGGCCCGGCTGGCCACGAACGACTCCACGGCGCTGACCGCGGCGGACGCCTTCCTGCTGGCCACCCGCGGTGGCGCGGAAGCGCTCGGCCGCCCCGATCTCGGCGCGCTGGAGCCGGGCCGCTGGGCCGACCTGGTGCACGTGGATCTCGACGATCCGGCGTTCGCCGCGGGCCTGGACGTTCCGGACGAGCAGCTGCTGTCGAACCTCGTGTGGGCGGCGGGTTCGCGCCGTGTCCGCGACGTGTGGGTGGGCGGCGAGCCGGTGATCGCCGCGGGCGAATCGACCCGCGTGGACCGGGCCGAGGTGCAGGCGTCGGTCACCGACACCGCAGCCCGGCTGCGCGCCTAA
- a CDS encoding response regulator — MIRVLIADDQEMVRMGFRMILDAQDDIEVVADVPDGVSAVAKARELRPDVCLLDIRMPGLDGLEVTRQLAGPDTTDPLKVVVVTTFDLDEYVHTALRNGASGFLLKDAGPALLIEAVRAADRGDALVSPQITVRLLKHFNGNASKPQSPKPAEPLTARELDVVKAAARGLTNTEIGAELYLSLSTVKTHLAAVQSKIGARNRVEIAAWAWRSGVVD, encoded by the coding sequence GTGATCCGGGTACTGATCGCGGACGACCAGGAGATGGTGCGGATGGGCTTCCGCATGATCCTGGACGCGCAGGACGACATCGAAGTGGTCGCGGACGTGCCGGACGGGGTGTCGGCCGTGGCCAAGGCCCGTGAGCTGCGCCCGGACGTGTGCCTGCTGGACATCCGCATGCCGGGGCTGGACGGGCTCGAGGTGACCCGGCAGCTCGCCGGGCCGGACACGACCGATCCGCTGAAGGTCGTCGTGGTCACCACGTTCGATCTCGACGAGTACGTGCACACCGCGCTGCGCAACGGGGCGAGCGGCTTCCTGCTCAAGGACGCCGGGCCCGCCCTGCTGATCGAGGCCGTGCGCGCGGCGGACCGCGGCGACGCGTTGGTGTCCCCGCAGATCACCGTGCGGCTGCTGAAGCACTTCAACGGAAACGCCTCGAAACCCCAGTCCCCGAAGCCCGCCGAACCGCTCACCGCGCGCGAGCTGGACGTGGTGAAAGCGGCCGCGCGGGGGCTGACGAACACCGAGATCGGCGCCGAGCTGTACCTTTCGCTGTCCACCGTGAAGACGCACCTGGCGGCCGTGCAGTCCAAGATCGGTGCCCGCAACCGCGTGGAGATCGCGGCCTGGGCCTGGCGCAGCGGCGTGGTCGACTGA
- a CDS encoding sensor histidine kinase, producing the protein MSEPSPTSFSARATDFVNRVGASVVLLFAALAFDLVYVTSAALDDVGGRFLDFGVFPGIFAMAGCALWARKRAAVASMTGALALVAFTMVIHYYRVPAYSSVLANLSITEVVAGVEMVYFTARRVRPRVAFCVIATLVVATMAAVFGRFPRYIYSSAGITQSLVFGFLLLVAAVLTGLIGRPQHATDPQREERVRRLHRINDLAMGQWPLLVALGLGLFLEFAQAYNVGLRSFPILFCSMLAAVAAIYSRREPARASLVVAGLILLAGVVMPFLRLGYGYEPGTGIPPAQVVAGFGVVVNLVRVTVLPKAWPRIAALSVAVAVSTLLNFERPGFRLLTDPQTIGLGAVLGSLLLGIAIAIGLFLRSRDSEHQQVVKAAVSDAQTAERMALARELHDVVAHHVTGIVVQAQAARMTGEKNPQLAYEAMARIEDAGVEALAAMRRLVRSMRGDAPAGSGEFNEQATTDLAADLRRLVESGNHRLPTSLHLDLPPHLPQEVGRSALRLVQESLTNIGKHAADATEALVHAEVAADELHLRVMDDGREPARRPAGGSGGYGLVGMRERVALLHGRLSAGRGPDGGWRVEAWLPLEPNGETNG; encoded by the coding sequence GTGTCCGAGCCATCACCGACCTCGTTCTCCGCGCGCGCGACCGATTTCGTGAACCGAGTCGGCGCGTCCGTGGTGCTGCTGTTCGCGGCGCTGGCCTTCGACCTGGTCTACGTGACGAGCGCGGCACTCGATGACGTCGGCGGCCGCTTCTTGGATTTCGGCGTGTTCCCCGGCATCTTCGCGATGGCCGGATGCGCGCTGTGGGCCCGTAAGCGGGCGGCCGTCGCGAGCATGACCGGCGCACTGGCGCTGGTGGCGTTCACCATGGTCATCCACTACTACCGCGTGCCCGCCTATTCGAGTGTGCTGGCGAACCTGTCCATCACCGAGGTGGTGGCCGGGGTGGAGATGGTCTACTTCACGGCCCGCCGGGTGCGCCCCCGCGTGGCGTTCTGCGTGATCGCCACGCTGGTGGTGGCCACGATGGCGGCGGTGTTCGGCCGGTTCCCCCGCTACATCTACTCCAGCGCCGGGATCACCCAGTCGCTGGTCTTCGGCTTCCTGCTGCTTGTCGCGGCGGTGCTGACCGGGCTGATCGGCAGGCCACAGCACGCCACCGATCCGCAACGCGAAGAGCGCGTGCGGAGGCTGCACCGGATCAACGATCTGGCGATGGGCCAGTGGCCGCTGCTGGTCGCGCTCGGCCTCGGCCTGTTTCTCGAGTTCGCCCAGGCCTACAACGTGGGACTGCGGTCGTTCCCCATCCTCTTCTGCTCGATGCTGGCCGCGGTGGCGGCGATCTACTCCCGCCGCGAGCCCGCGAGGGCGAGCCTCGTGGTGGCCGGGCTGATCCTGCTGGCGGGGGTGGTGATGCCGTTCCTGCGCCTCGGTTACGGGTACGAACCTGGCACCGGAATTCCGCCGGCGCAGGTGGTGGCCGGTTTCGGCGTGGTGGTGAACCTGGTCCGCGTGACCGTGCTGCCGAAGGCCTGGCCGCGGATCGCGGCGCTGTCGGTGGCGGTCGCGGTGTCCACCTTGCTGAACTTCGAGCGCCCCGGCTTCCGGCTGCTCACCGATCCGCAGACGATCGGGCTGGGCGCGGTACTCGGCTCCCTGCTGCTGGGTATCGCCATCGCGATCGGGCTCTTCCTGCGTTCCCGGGATTCCGAACACCAGCAGGTGGTCAAGGCCGCGGTCAGCGACGCGCAGACCGCCGAGCGGATGGCGCTGGCCCGCGAACTGCACGACGTGGTCGCCCACCACGTGACCGGCATCGTGGTACAGGCGCAGGCCGCGCGGATGACGGGGGAGAAGAACCCGCAGCTGGCCTACGAGGCGATGGCCCGGATCGAGGACGCCGGGGTGGAGGCGCTGGCCGCGATGCGCCGGCTGGTGCGCAGCATGCGCGGGGACGCGCCGGCCGGTTCGGGCGAGTTCAACGAGCAGGCCACCACCGACCTCGCCGCGGACCTGCGCAGGCTGGTCGAATCGGGCAACCACAGGTTGCCCACCAGCCTGCATCTGGATCTGCCACCGCATCTGCCCCAGGAGGTGGGCCGTTCCGCGCTGCGGCTGGTGCAGGAGTCGCTGACCAACATCGGCAAGCACGCCGCGGACGCGACCGAAGCGCTGGTGCACGCCGAGGTGGCGGCGGACGAACTGCACCTGCGGGTGATGGACGACGGCCGGGAACCGGCTCGCCGTCCGGCCGGTGGGTCGGGCGGCTACGGTCTGGTCGGCATGCGCGAACGCGTCGCGCTGCTGCACGGCCGCCTCTCGGCCGGTCGCGGGCCGGACGGCGGCTGGCGGGTCGAGGCGTGGCTGCCGCTCGAACCGAACGGGGAGACAAACGGGTGA
- a CDS encoding ABC transporter ATP-binding protein: MSNPQWSAEPVLTGRGLVKRYGEQYALAGVDIDVRAGEVIAIVGPSGSGKTSLLHLLAGILRADGGEIRLQGERIDQLGETKRSELRRTEFGFVFQSGRLVQELTVEENVALPSLLAGRARQESIAAGREWLGRLGLAGMESRRPGELSGGQAQRVAIARALTHRPKVIFADEPTGALDTRTGHETMNALLTAARDSGAAVLIVTHDRELAGALPRVVAIRDGRIATRQPA; encoded by the coding sequence ATGAGCAATCCACAATGGAGCGCCGAACCGGTGCTCACCGGGCGTGGGCTGGTGAAGCGCTACGGCGAGCAGTACGCGCTGGCGGGTGTCGACATCGACGTCCGGGCGGGTGAGGTGATTGCCATCGTGGGTCCCTCCGGCTCCGGCAAGACCTCGCTGCTGCACCTGCTGGCCGGCATTCTGCGCGCCGACGGCGGGGAGATCCGCTTGCAGGGAGAGCGGATCGACCAGCTCGGGGAGACGAAGCGCAGCGAACTGCGGCGTACCGAGTTCGGTTTCGTGTTCCAGTCCGGGAGGCTCGTGCAGGAGCTGACTGTGGAGGAGAACGTCGCGCTGCCCTCGCTGCTCGCCGGGCGCGCCAGGCAGGAATCCATTGCCGCGGGCCGGGAATGGCTCGGCCGGCTCGGGCTGGCCGGAATGGAAAGCCGCCGTCCGGGCGAGCTTTCCGGCGGCCAGGCGCAGCGCGTCGCGATCGCTCGCGCGCTCACCCACCGGCCGAAGGTGATCTTCGCCGACGAGCCGACCGGTGCGCTGGACACCCGCACCGGCCACGAGACGATGAACGCGTTGCTCACCGCAGCGCGGGACTCGGGGGCCGCGGTCCTGATCGTCACCCACGACCGGGAGCTGGCCGGAGCGCTGCCCCGCGTGGTCGCCATTCGCGACGGCCGGATCGCCACGAGGCAGCCGGCATGA
- a CDS encoding FtsX-like permease family protein, protein MNPFQLALRVLRVDRRTRTSAILTAVGVAVATGLVLLLATLPFATQAREQRAQWQEPYRYAKDGKPALLVNSSKDYFDGKEIMRVDLAVTDSGAVHLPPGIDKLPVPGQAIVSPELGKLLNRTPANQLGDRFGKPVAALGEQALRYPEQLVVLVGHSPQELQGAGGEAQPGVGGRPVADFPHTEAEPDGMLTLLTGVGVVVLLVPSLVLVASSARLTAARREQRMAALRLAGATPGQVTSIVAAETGLSAGVGALAGLLLSPALYGLATFVPWAGGTWLSSDFSLPVGLIVAIVVAIPALVVLAGVLGLRRVMNTPLFADGGHQVKPLHWWRLLSLPVAGLFFLYAILTGRDSSGGQELVLVGLFLVVGSAMLVGPWVTSAVGGTFVRIWRRPSTLLAGRRLREDPRGAYRASAGIVLAVFAGSMGLTLLPSFESLAGDSSKFVDSALYVDVSPEKADAMVEQANSKLAESGVQDRAVAVPNVVVSEAADKRDESSHLAYVMACADAAKLTKVGITEKDCKPDAGLYAPYEFDTSKYMVTSSSEPDVPTKPLGSIQVGRYSTSEGTNSAYFIEPAAMPAGLRPNETTLVVRTTDADREQVRTALASVAGSSGIKSPRQHVYDQRQELDDVRRVTVIGLTAAAILAGCSAAIATAGGVMDRRRTFGALIAAGTPVRVLSRALRMEAALPSLVATIGAGVTGILVGLGLFSLASKNPITLTPWLIAPVVLGVGVALLGASVCTPALKRVAAEPLNDE, encoded by the coding sequence ATGAACCCGTTCCAGCTCGCCCTGCGCGTGCTCCGCGTCGACCGGCGTACCCGCACTTCGGCGATCCTCACCGCGGTCGGGGTCGCGGTCGCGACCGGGCTGGTGTTGCTGCTGGCCACCCTGCCGTTCGCCACTCAGGCCCGCGAGCAGCGGGCCCAGTGGCAGGAGCCGTACCGGTACGCCAAGGACGGCAAGCCGGCCCTGCTGGTCAACTCGTCCAAGGACTACTTCGACGGCAAGGAGATCATGCGGGTCGACCTCGCCGTCACCGACTCCGGCGCCGTCCACCTGCCCCCGGGCATCGACAAGCTGCCCGTACCCGGCCAGGCGATAGTCTCGCCGGAGCTGGGCAAACTGCTCAACCGCACGCCGGCGAACCAGCTCGGTGACCGCTTCGGCAAGCCGGTCGCCGCGCTCGGCGAGCAGGCGCTGCGCTATCCGGAACAGCTCGTGGTGCTGGTCGGGCACAGCCCGCAGGAGCTGCAGGGGGCCGGCGGGGAAGCGCAGCCCGGCGTCGGCGGCCGGCCGGTGGCCGATTTCCCCCATACCGAAGCTGAGCCGGACGGGATGCTCACGCTGCTCACCGGGGTCGGCGTCGTCGTGCTGCTGGTGCCCAGCCTGGTACTGGTCGCCTCCTCGGCGCGGTTGACCGCGGCCCGGCGGGAGCAGCGGATGGCCGCGCTCCGGCTGGCCGGTGCGACACCCGGGCAGGTGACTTCGATAGTGGCCGCGGAGACCGGGCTGTCCGCCGGGGTCGGTGCGCTGGCCGGGCTGCTGCTCAGCCCGGCGCTGTATGGGTTGGCCACGTTCGTCCCGTGGGCAGGCGGGACCTGGCTCTCCTCCGACTTCAGCCTGCCGGTAGGCCTGATCGTGGCGATCGTGGTGGCCATCCCGGCACTGGTGGTGCTGGCCGGGGTGCTCGGCCTGCGCCGGGTGATGAACACACCGCTGTTCGCCGACGGCGGGCATCAGGTGAAACCGTTGCACTGGTGGCGATTGCTGTCGTTGCCCGTGGCGGGGTTGTTTTTCCTCTACGCGATCTTGACCGGCCGGGATTCGAGCGGTGGCCAGGAACTCGTTCTCGTCGGGCTGTTCCTGGTGGTGGGTTCGGCGATGCTGGTCGGCCCCTGGGTCACGTCGGCGGTCGGGGGCACCTTCGTACGGATCTGGCGCCGCCCGTCGACCCTGCTGGCCGGACGGCGGCTGCGGGAAGATCCGCGGGGCGCCTACCGCGCGTCGGCCGGAATCGTGCTCGCGGTGTTCGCCGGGTCGATGGGGCTCACCCTGCTGCCGTCCTTCGAATCGCTCGCGGGCGACAGCAGCAAGTTCGTCGACTCCGCGTTGTACGTGGATGTCAGCCCGGAGAAAGCCGATGCGATGGTCGAACAGGCCAACAGCAAGCTTGCCGAGAGCGGCGTGCAGGACCGCGCGGTCGCGGTGCCCAACGTGGTCGTTTCAGAGGCGGCGGACAAAAGGGATGAGTCGTCCCATCTGGCGTACGTGATGGCGTGTGCGGATGCGGCGAAGCTGACCAAGGTCGGCATCACCGAGAAGGACTGCAAGCCCGACGCCGGCCTGTACGCGCCTTACGAGTTCGACACCAGCAAGTACATGGTGACGAGCAGTTCCGAGCCCGATGTGCCCACCAAGCCGCTCGGCTCGATCCAGGTGGGCCGTTACTCGACGAGTGAAGGGACGAACTCCGCTTACTTCATCGAGCCGGCGGCGATGCCCGCCGGGCTGCGGCCGAATGAAACGACCCTCGTGGTGCGGACCACCGATGCCGACCGGGAGCAGGTCCGCACGGCGCTGGCTTCGGTGGCGGGCAGCTCCGGAATCAAGAGCCCCCGCCAGCACGTCTACGACCAGCGGCAGGAGCTTGACGACGTGCGCCGGGTGACCGTGATCGGACTGACCGCGGCCGCGATCCTGGCCGGCTGCAGTGCGGCGATCGCCACGGCCGGCGGGGTGATGGACCGGCGCCGCACCTTCGGTGCGCTGATCGCGGCGGGTACGCCGGTTCGGGTGCTCTCCCGGGCACTGCGGATGGAGGCCGCGCTGCCGTCGCTGGTGGCCACGATCGGGGCCGGGGTGACCGGGATTCTCGTCGGGCTCGGATTGTTCAGTCTGGCCAGCAAGAACCCGATCACGCTGACTCCGTGGCTGATCGCGCCGGTGGTACTCGGCGTCGGGGTGGCTCTGCTCGGAGCCTCGGTCTGCACTCCCGCGCTCAAGCGGGTGGCGGCCGAACCACTCAACGACGAATAG